A single Carassius carassius chromosome 3, fCarCar2.1, whole genome shotgun sequence DNA region contains:
- the cbfa2t3 gene encoding protein CBFA2T3 isoform X1: MHWDEMAVEIHAKRLNRSRTRRASSNTLTEPRLPTVTLTSHSVTLDKRALYRFALPAHLSKRQSTGSTGQKAGTMPDSPADVKTQPRSTPPTMPPPPPAVSQAANRNASFTPTTMLNGSSHSPTALNGAPSTPNGFSNGPATSSTASLPTQQLPPACGARQLCKLKRFLTTLQQFGNDISPEIGERVRSLVLGLVNSTLTIEEFHSKLQEATNFPLRPFVIPFLKANLPLLQRELLHCARMAKQTPAQYLAQHEQLLLDANASSPLDSSEIMLELNEHGKRRTPDRTKESAVDRDGLHPEHLAKRPCTVSPSQRFSPSSGLPAHPPPNGLPTHPPNGLPHPNPPAPQHYRLEDMALAHHYRDAYRHAEHRDVRDRHRQTAVHGARQEEVIDHRLTDREWAEEWKHLDNLLNCIMDMVEKTRRSLTVLRRCQEADREEMNHWIRRYSDVEDMKKGGSSTQRPPPLPPHHNSSSSNTPNSSDTQPLEIHRDFLHRPPSGYLPEEIWRKAGATSIPLSPALKQLQNKQEEAVNEVKRQAMSELQKAVSDAERKAHEMISAERSKMERALAEAKRQASEDALTVINQQEDSSESCWNCGRKASETCSGCNTARYCGSFCQHKDWEKHHHVCGQGLPGSSSMPLGTPSTTSISSSSSVPPTHSESTPPGPLSLVGQTSSSGSPKEASSSSVSRSTTPATPALMDSSSR, translated from the exons GTAGCACAGGACAGAAGGCTGGAACGATGCCAGATTCACCCGCTGATGTCAAAACCCAGCCCAGGTCAACTCCACCCACAATGCCTCCTCCACCCCCTGCTGTCAGCCAGGCAGCCAATCGCAACGCATCATTTACACCCACAACAA TGCTGAACGGGAGCAGTCACTCCCCCACGGCTCTAAACGGAGCTCCCTCAACCCCCAATGGCTTCAGCAATGGACCGGCTACTTCCTCTACCGCTTCTCTGCCCACTCAGCAGCTTCCCCCTGCCTGCGGAGCCCGACAACTCTGTAAGCTTAAGCGTTTCCTCACCACACTGCAGCAGTTTGGCAACGACATCTCGCCCGAGATTGGAGAACGTGTACGCAGCCTGGTGCTGGGGCTAGTG AACTCAACTCTAACCATTGAAGAGTTCCACTCCAAACTTCAGGAAGCCACAAACTTTCCCTTGCGTCCCTTTGTCATTCCATTTCTCAAG GCTAACTTGCCCCTCCTGCAGAGGGAGCTGCTTCACTGTGCTCGGATGGCTAAGCAGACTCCAGCCCAGTATCTGGCCCAGCACGAACAACTGCTGTTGGATGCCAACGCCAGCTCTCCCCTGGACTCCTCCGAGATCATGCTGGAACTCAATGAGCATGGCAAGAGACGTACCCCGGACAG GACCAAAGAGAGTGCAGTGGACAGGGATGGCTTGCACCCAGAGCACCTGGCCAAACGTCCATGTACAGTGAGCCCCAGTCAGCGCTTCAGTCCAAGCAGTGGTTTACCTGCTCACCCTCCCCCCAACGGCCTACCAACGCACCCACCCAATGGACTTCCACATCCTAACCCTCCTGCCCCACAGCACTACCGTTTGGAAGACATGGCACTTGCCCACCACTACAGAGACGCTTACAGACACGCAGAGCACAGGGACGTCCGGGATCGTCACCGGCAAACAG CCGTGCATGGAGCACGTCAAGAGGAAGTGATTGATCATCGGCTGACAGACCGCGAGTGGGCTGAGGAATGGAAGCACCTCGATAAC TTGCTGAACTGTATCATGGATATGGTGGAGAAGACGCGGCGTTCCCTCACCGTGCTGCGGCGCTGCCAGGAGGCGGACCGTGAGGAGATGAACCACTGGATCCGTCGCTATAGCGATGTGGAGGATATGAAAAAAGGTGGGAGCTCCACCCAGcggcctcctcctcttcctccccaCCACAACTCTTCCTCCTCCAACACTCCTAACAGCAGCGACACACAACCGCTAG AAATCCACAGAGACTTCCTACACCGGCCCCCGTCAGGCTACCTACCCGAGGAGATCTGGCGGAAGGCTG GTGCTACAAGTATCCCGCTCTCGCCAGCATTAAAGCAACTTCAGAACAAGCAGG AGGAGGCAGTAAATGAAGTGAAGAGACAGGCCATGTCAGAGCTGCAGAAGGCGGTGTCGGATGCTGAGAGGAAAGCTCATGAGATGATCTCTGCTGAGCGCTCCAAGATGGAGAGAGCTCTGGCCGAGGCTAAGAGACAGGCCTCTGAGGATGCGCTGACTGTCATTAACCAACAGGAGGACTCCAGTGAA AGCTGCTGGAACTGTGGTCGCAAGGCTAGCGAGACTTGCAGCGGATGCAACACTGCGCGCTACTGTGGCTCTTTCTGTCAGCACAAGGACTGGGAGAAGCACCATCACGTATGTGGCCAGGGCCTGCCCGGGAGTAGCAGCATGCCACTCGGGACACCATCTACCACCTCCATCTCCTCCTCATCAAGTGTGCCCCCCACACACTCCGAGAGCACCCCTCCAGGCCCCTTGTCCCTGGTAGGGCAAACCAGCAGCAGTGGCAGTCCCAAGGAAGCGAGCTCCAGCAGCGTTTCTCGCTCAACCACTCCAGCAACACCCGCCCTGATGGATTCCTCATCCCGCTGA
- the cbfa2t3 gene encoding protein CBFA2T3 isoform X4, with translation MHWDEMAVEIHAKRLNRSRTRRASSNTLTEPRLPTVTLTSHSVTLDKRALYRFALPAHLSKRQSTGSTGQKAGTMPDSPADVKTQPRSTPPTMPPPPPAVSQAANRNASFTPTTMLNGSSHSPTALNGAPSTPNGFSNGPATSSTASLPTQQLPPACGARQLCKLKRFLTTLQQFGNDISPEIGERVRSLVLGLVNSTLTIEEFHSKLQEATNFPLRPFVIPFLKANLPLLQRELLHCARMAKQTPAQYLAQHEQLLLDANASSPLDSSEIMLELNEHGKRRTPDRTKESAVDRDGLHPEHLAKRPCTVSPSQRFSPSSGLPAHPPPNGLPTHPPNGLPHPNPPAPQHYRLEDMALAHHYRDAYRHAEHRDVRDRHRQTAVHGARQEEVIDHRLTDREWAEEWKHLDNLLNCIMDMVEKTRRSLTVLRRCQEADREEMNHWIRRYSDVEDMKKEIHRDFLHRPPSGYLPEEIWRKAEEAVNEVKRQAMSELQKAVSDAERKAHEMISAERSKMERALAEAKRQASEDALTVINQQEDSSESCWNCGRKASETCSGCNTARYCGSFCQHKDWEKHHHVCGQGLPGSSSMPLGTPSTTSISSSSSVPPTHSESTPPGPLSLVGQTSSSGSPKEASSSSVSRSTTPATPALMDSSSR, from the exons GTAGCACAGGACAGAAGGCTGGAACGATGCCAGATTCACCCGCTGATGTCAAAACCCAGCCCAGGTCAACTCCACCCACAATGCCTCCTCCACCCCCTGCTGTCAGCCAGGCAGCCAATCGCAACGCATCATTTACACCCACAACAA TGCTGAACGGGAGCAGTCACTCCCCCACGGCTCTAAACGGAGCTCCCTCAACCCCCAATGGCTTCAGCAATGGACCGGCTACTTCCTCTACCGCTTCTCTGCCCACTCAGCAGCTTCCCCCTGCCTGCGGAGCCCGACAACTCTGTAAGCTTAAGCGTTTCCTCACCACACTGCAGCAGTTTGGCAACGACATCTCGCCCGAGATTGGAGAACGTGTACGCAGCCTGGTGCTGGGGCTAGTG AACTCAACTCTAACCATTGAAGAGTTCCACTCCAAACTTCAGGAAGCCACAAACTTTCCCTTGCGTCCCTTTGTCATTCCATTTCTCAAG GCTAACTTGCCCCTCCTGCAGAGGGAGCTGCTTCACTGTGCTCGGATGGCTAAGCAGACTCCAGCCCAGTATCTGGCCCAGCACGAACAACTGCTGTTGGATGCCAACGCCAGCTCTCCCCTGGACTCCTCCGAGATCATGCTGGAACTCAATGAGCATGGCAAGAGACGTACCCCGGACAG GACCAAAGAGAGTGCAGTGGACAGGGATGGCTTGCACCCAGAGCACCTGGCCAAACGTCCATGTACAGTGAGCCCCAGTCAGCGCTTCAGTCCAAGCAGTGGTTTACCTGCTCACCCTCCCCCCAACGGCCTACCAACGCACCCACCCAATGGACTTCCACATCCTAACCCTCCTGCCCCACAGCACTACCGTTTGGAAGACATGGCACTTGCCCACCACTACAGAGACGCTTACAGACACGCAGAGCACAGGGACGTCCGGGATCGTCACCGGCAAACAG CCGTGCATGGAGCACGTCAAGAGGAAGTGATTGATCATCGGCTGACAGACCGCGAGTGGGCTGAGGAATGGAAGCACCTCGATAAC TTGCTGAACTGTATCATGGATATGGTGGAGAAGACGCGGCGTTCCCTCACCGTGCTGCGGCGCTGCCAGGAGGCGGACCGTGAGGAGATGAACCACTGGATCCGTCGCTATAGCGATGTGGAGGATATGAAAAAAG AAATCCACAGAGACTTCCTACACCGGCCCCCGTCAGGCTACCTACCCGAGGAGATCTGGCGGAAGGCTG AGGAGGCAGTAAATGAAGTGAAGAGACAGGCCATGTCAGAGCTGCAGAAGGCGGTGTCGGATGCTGAGAGGAAAGCTCATGAGATGATCTCTGCTGAGCGCTCCAAGATGGAGAGAGCTCTGGCCGAGGCTAAGAGACAGGCCTCTGAGGATGCGCTGACTGTCATTAACCAACAGGAGGACTCCAGTGAA AGCTGCTGGAACTGTGGTCGCAAGGCTAGCGAGACTTGCAGCGGATGCAACACTGCGCGCTACTGTGGCTCTTTCTGTCAGCACAAGGACTGGGAGAAGCACCATCACGTATGTGGCCAGGGCCTGCCCGGGAGTAGCAGCATGCCACTCGGGACACCATCTACCACCTCCATCTCCTCCTCATCAAGTGTGCCCCCCACACACTCCGAGAGCACCCCTCCAGGCCCCTTGTCCCTGGTAGGGCAAACCAGCAGCAGTGGCAGTCCCAAGGAAGCGAGCTCCAGCAGCGTTTCTCGCTCAACCACTCCAGCAACACCCGCCCTGATGGATTCCTCATCCCGCTGA
- the cbfa2t3 gene encoding protein CBFA2T3 isoform X2: MHWDEMAVEIHAKRLNRSRTRRASSNTLTEPRLPTVTLTSHSVTLDKRALYRFALPAHLSKRQSTGSTGQKAGTMPDSPADVKTQPRSTPPTMPPPPPAVSQAANRNASFTPTTMLNGSSHSPTALNGAPSTPNGFSNGPATSSTASLPTQQLPPACGARQLCKLKRFLTTLQQFGNDISPEIGERVRSLVLGLVNSTLTIEEFHSKLQEATNFPLRPFVIPFLKANLPLLQRELLHCARMAKQTPAQYLAQHEQLLLDANASSPLDSSEIMLELNEHGKRRTPDRTKESAVDRDGLHPEHLAKRPCTVSPSQRFSPSSGLPAHPPPNGLPTHPPNGLPHPNPPAPQHYRLEDMALAHHYRDAYRHAEHRDVRDRHRQTAVHGARQEEVIDHRLTDREWAEEWKHLDNLLNCIMDMVEKTRRSLTVLRRCQEADREEMNHWIRRYSDVEDMKKGGSSTQRPPPLPPHHNSSSSNTPNSSDTQPLEIHRDFLHRPPSGYLPEEIWRKAEEAVNEVKRQAMSELQKAVSDAERKAHEMISAERSKMERALAEAKRQASEDALTVINQQEDSSESCWNCGRKASETCSGCNTARYCGSFCQHKDWEKHHHVCGQGLPGSSSMPLGTPSTTSISSSSSVPPTHSESTPPGPLSLVGQTSSSGSPKEASSSSVSRSTTPATPALMDSSSR; encoded by the exons GTAGCACAGGACAGAAGGCTGGAACGATGCCAGATTCACCCGCTGATGTCAAAACCCAGCCCAGGTCAACTCCACCCACAATGCCTCCTCCACCCCCTGCTGTCAGCCAGGCAGCCAATCGCAACGCATCATTTACACCCACAACAA TGCTGAACGGGAGCAGTCACTCCCCCACGGCTCTAAACGGAGCTCCCTCAACCCCCAATGGCTTCAGCAATGGACCGGCTACTTCCTCTACCGCTTCTCTGCCCACTCAGCAGCTTCCCCCTGCCTGCGGAGCCCGACAACTCTGTAAGCTTAAGCGTTTCCTCACCACACTGCAGCAGTTTGGCAACGACATCTCGCCCGAGATTGGAGAACGTGTACGCAGCCTGGTGCTGGGGCTAGTG AACTCAACTCTAACCATTGAAGAGTTCCACTCCAAACTTCAGGAAGCCACAAACTTTCCCTTGCGTCCCTTTGTCATTCCATTTCTCAAG GCTAACTTGCCCCTCCTGCAGAGGGAGCTGCTTCACTGTGCTCGGATGGCTAAGCAGACTCCAGCCCAGTATCTGGCCCAGCACGAACAACTGCTGTTGGATGCCAACGCCAGCTCTCCCCTGGACTCCTCCGAGATCATGCTGGAACTCAATGAGCATGGCAAGAGACGTACCCCGGACAG GACCAAAGAGAGTGCAGTGGACAGGGATGGCTTGCACCCAGAGCACCTGGCCAAACGTCCATGTACAGTGAGCCCCAGTCAGCGCTTCAGTCCAAGCAGTGGTTTACCTGCTCACCCTCCCCCCAACGGCCTACCAACGCACCCACCCAATGGACTTCCACATCCTAACCCTCCTGCCCCACAGCACTACCGTTTGGAAGACATGGCACTTGCCCACCACTACAGAGACGCTTACAGACACGCAGAGCACAGGGACGTCCGGGATCGTCACCGGCAAACAG CCGTGCATGGAGCACGTCAAGAGGAAGTGATTGATCATCGGCTGACAGACCGCGAGTGGGCTGAGGAATGGAAGCACCTCGATAAC TTGCTGAACTGTATCATGGATATGGTGGAGAAGACGCGGCGTTCCCTCACCGTGCTGCGGCGCTGCCAGGAGGCGGACCGTGAGGAGATGAACCACTGGATCCGTCGCTATAGCGATGTGGAGGATATGAAAAAAGGTGGGAGCTCCACCCAGcggcctcctcctcttcctccccaCCACAACTCTTCCTCCTCCAACACTCCTAACAGCAGCGACACACAACCGCTAG AAATCCACAGAGACTTCCTACACCGGCCCCCGTCAGGCTACCTACCCGAGGAGATCTGGCGGAAGGCTG AGGAGGCAGTAAATGAAGTGAAGAGACAGGCCATGTCAGAGCTGCAGAAGGCGGTGTCGGATGCTGAGAGGAAAGCTCATGAGATGATCTCTGCTGAGCGCTCCAAGATGGAGAGAGCTCTGGCCGAGGCTAAGAGACAGGCCTCTGAGGATGCGCTGACTGTCATTAACCAACAGGAGGACTCCAGTGAA AGCTGCTGGAACTGTGGTCGCAAGGCTAGCGAGACTTGCAGCGGATGCAACACTGCGCGCTACTGTGGCTCTTTCTGTCAGCACAAGGACTGGGAGAAGCACCATCACGTATGTGGCCAGGGCCTGCCCGGGAGTAGCAGCATGCCACTCGGGACACCATCTACCACCTCCATCTCCTCCTCATCAAGTGTGCCCCCCACACACTCCGAGAGCACCCCTCCAGGCCCCTTGTCCCTGGTAGGGCAAACCAGCAGCAGTGGCAGTCCCAAGGAAGCGAGCTCCAGCAGCGTTTCTCGCTCAACCACTCCAGCAACACCCGCCCTGATGGATTCCTCATCCCGCTGA
- the cbfa2t3 gene encoding protein CBFA2T3 isoform X5, which yields MHVPSSCYVGASWRALPRTEMEKKESKRVWRDLNDANTNSGSLSSVLNGSSHSPTALNGAPSTPNGFSNGPATSSTASLPTQQLPPACGARQLCKLKRFLTTLQQFGNDISPEIGERVRSLVLGLVNSTLTIEEFHSKLQEATNFPLRPFVIPFLKANLPLLQRELLHCARMAKQTPAQYLAQHEQLLLDANASSPLDSSEIMLELNEHGKRRTPDRTKESAVDRDGLHPEHLAKRPCTVSPSQRFSPSSGLPAHPPPNGLPTHPPNGLPHPNPPAPQHYRLEDMALAHHYRDAYRHAEHRDVRDRHRQTAVHGARQEEVIDHRLTDREWAEEWKHLDNLLNCIMDMVEKTRRSLTVLRRCQEADREEMNHWIRRYSDVEDMKKGGSSTQRPPPLPPHHNSSSSNTPNSSDTQPLEIHRDFLHRPPSGYLPEEIWRKAGATSIPLSPALKQLQNKQEEAVNEVKRQAMSELQKAVSDAERKAHEMISAERSKMERALAEAKRQASEDALTVINQQEDSSESCWNCGRKASETCSGCNTARYCGSFCQHKDWEKHHHVCGQGLPGSSSMPLGTPSTTSISSSSSVPPTHSESTPPGPLSLVGQTSSSGSPKEASSSSVSRSTTPATPALMDSSSR from the exons ATGCATGTGCCCTCTTCATGCTACGTTGGAGCTTCCTGGAGGGCGCTTCCCAGGACTGAGATGgagaaaaaagaaagcaaaagagTTTGGCGTGACTTAAATGATGCTAATACAAACAGTGGCTCTCTTTCCTCAGTGCTGAACGGGAGCAGTCACTCCCCCACGGCTCTAAACGGAGCTCCCTCAACCCCCAATGGCTTCAGCAATGGACCGGCTACTTCCTCTACCGCTTCTCTGCCCACTCAGCAGCTTCCCCCTGCCTGCGGAGCCCGACAACTCTGTAAGCTTAAGCGTTTCCTCACCACACTGCAGCAGTTTGGCAACGACATCTCGCCCGAGATTGGAGAACGTGTACGCAGCCTGGTGCTGGGGCTAGTG AACTCAACTCTAACCATTGAAGAGTTCCACTCCAAACTTCAGGAAGCCACAAACTTTCCCTTGCGTCCCTTTGTCATTCCATTTCTCAAG GCTAACTTGCCCCTCCTGCAGAGGGAGCTGCTTCACTGTGCTCGGATGGCTAAGCAGACTCCAGCCCAGTATCTGGCCCAGCACGAACAACTGCTGTTGGATGCCAACGCCAGCTCTCCCCTGGACTCCTCCGAGATCATGCTGGAACTCAATGAGCATGGCAAGAGACGTACCCCGGACAG GACCAAAGAGAGTGCAGTGGACAGGGATGGCTTGCACCCAGAGCACCTGGCCAAACGTCCATGTACAGTGAGCCCCAGTCAGCGCTTCAGTCCAAGCAGTGGTTTACCTGCTCACCCTCCCCCCAACGGCCTACCAACGCACCCACCCAATGGACTTCCACATCCTAACCCTCCTGCCCCACAGCACTACCGTTTGGAAGACATGGCACTTGCCCACCACTACAGAGACGCTTACAGACACGCAGAGCACAGGGACGTCCGGGATCGTCACCGGCAAACAG CCGTGCATGGAGCACGTCAAGAGGAAGTGATTGATCATCGGCTGACAGACCGCGAGTGGGCTGAGGAATGGAAGCACCTCGATAAC TTGCTGAACTGTATCATGGATATGGTGGAGAAGACGCGGCGTTCCCTCACCGTGCTGCGGCGCTGCCAGGAGGCGGACCGTGAGGAGATGAACCACTGGATCCGTCGCTATAGCGATGTGGAGGATATGAAAAAAGGTGGGAGCTCCACCCAGcggcctcctcctcttcctccccaCCACAACTCTTCCTCCTCCAACACTCCTAACAGCAGCGACACACAACCGCTAG AAATCCACAGAGACTTCCTACACCGGCCCCCGTCAGGCTACCTACCCGAGGAGATCTGGCGGAAGGCTG GTGCTACAAGTATCCCGCTCTCGCCAGCATTAAAGCAACTTCAGAACAAGCAGG AGGAGGCAGTAAATGAAGTGAAGAGACAGGCCATGTCAGAGCTGCAGAAGGCGGTGTCGGATGCTGAGAGGAAAGCTCATGAGATGATCTCTGCTGAGCGCTCCAAGATGGAGAGAGCTCTGGCCGAGGCTAAGAGACAGGCCTCTGAGGATGCGCTGACTGTCATTAACCAACAGGAGGACTCCAGTGAA AGCTGCTGGAACTGTGGTCGCAAGGCTAGCGAGACTTGCAGCGGATGCAACACTGCGCGCTACTGTGGCTCTTTCTGTCAGCACAAGGACTGGGAGAAGCACCATCACGTATGTGGCCAGGGCCTGCCCGGGAGTAGCAGCATGCCACTCGGGACACCATCTACCACCTCCATCTCCTCCTCATCAAGTGTGCCCCCCACACACTCCGAGAGCACCCCTCCAGGCCCCTTGTCCCTGGTAGGGCAAACCAGCAGCAGTGGCAGTCCCAAGGAAGCGAGCTCCAGCAGCGTTTCTCGCTCAACCACTCCAGCAACACCCGCCCTGATGGATTCCTCATCCCGCTGA
- the cbfa2t3 gene encoding protein CBFA2T3 isoform X3, which translates to MHWDEMAVEIHAKRLNRSRTRRASSNTLTEPRLPTVTLTSHSVTLDKRALYRFALPAHLSKRQSTGSTGQKAGTMPDSPADVKTQPRSTPPTMPPPPPAVSQAANRNASFTPTTMLNGSSHSPTALNGAPSTPNGFSNGPATSSTASLPTQQLPPACGARQLCKLKRFLTTLQQFGNDISPEIGERVRSLVLGLVNSTLTIEEFHSKLQEATNFPLRPFVIPFLKANLPLLQRELLHCARMAKQTPAQYLAQHEQLLLDANASSPLDSSEIMLELNEHGKRRTPDRTKESAVDRDGLHPEHLAKRPCTVSPSQRFSPSSGLPAHPPPNGLPTHPPNGLPHPNPPAPQHYRLEDMALAHHYRDAYRHAEHRDVRDRHRQTAVHGARQEEVIDHRLTDREWAEEWKHLDNLLNCIMDMVEKTRRSLTVLRRCQEADREEMNHWIRRYSDVEDMKKEIHRDFLHRPPSGYLPEEIWRKAGATSIPLSPALKQLQNKQEEAVNEVKRQAMSELQKAVSDAERKAHEMISAERSKMERALAEAKRQASEDALTVINQQEDSSESCWNCGRKASETCSGCNTARYCGSFCQHKDWEKHHHVCGQGLPGSSSMPLGTPSTTSISSSSSVPPTHSESTPPGPLSLVGQTSSSGSPKEASSSSVSRSTTPATPALMDSSSR; encoded by the exons GTAGCACAGGACAGAAGGCTGGAACGATGCCAGATTCACCCGCTGATGTCAAAACCCAGCCCAGGTCAACTCCACCCACAATGCCTCCTCCACCCCCTGCTGTCAGCCAGGCAGCCAATCGCAACGCATCATTTACACCCACAACAA TGCTGAACGGGAGCAGTCACTCCCCCACGGCTCTAAACGGAGCTCCCTCAACCCCCAATGGCTTCAGCAATGGACCGGCTACTTCCTCTACCGCTTCTCTGCCCACTCAGCAGCTTCCCCCTGCCTGCGGAGCCCGACAACTCTGTAAGCTTAAGCGTTTCCTCACCACACTGCAGCAGTTTGGCAACGACATCTCGCCCGAGATTGGAGAACGTGTACGCAGCCTGGTGCTGGGGCTAGTG AACTCAACTCTAACCATTGAAGAGTTCCACTCCAAACTTCAGGAAGCCACAAACTTTCCCTTGCGTCCCTTTGTCATTCCATTTCTCAAG GCTAACTTGCCCCTCCTGCAGAGGGAGCTGCTTCACTGTGCTCGGATGGCTAAGCAGACTCCAGCCCAGTATCTGGCCCAGCACGAACAACTGCTGTTGGATGCCAACGCCAGCTCTCCCCTGGACTCCTCCGAGATCATGCTGGAACTCAATGAGCATGGCAAGAGACGTACCCCGGACAG GACCAAAGAGAGTGCAGTGGACAGGGATGGCTTGCACCCAGAGCACCTGGCCAAACGTCCATGTACAGTGAGCCCCAGTCAGCGCTTCAGTCCAAGCAGTGGTTTACCTGCTCACCCTCCCCCCAACGGCCTACCAACGCACCCACCCAATGGACTTCCACATCCTAACCCTCCTGCCCCACAGCACTACCGTTTGGAAGACATGGCACTTGCCCACCACTACAGAGACGCTTACAGACACGCAGAGCACAGGGACGTCCGGGATCGTCACCGGCAAACAG CCGTGCATGGAGCACGTCAAGAGGAAGTGATTGATCATCGGCTGACAGACCGCGAGTGGGCTGAGGAATGGAAGCACCTCGATAAC TTGCTGAACTGTATCATGGATATGGTGGAGAAGACGCGGCGTTCCCTCACCGTGCTGCGGCGCTGCCAGGAGGCGGACCGTGAGGAGATGAACCACTGGATCCGTCGCTATAGCGATGTGGAGGATATGAAAAAAG AAATCCACAGAGACTTCCTACACCGGCCCCCGTCAGGCTACCTACCCGAGGAGATCTGGCGGAAGGCTG GTGCTACAAGTATCCCGCTCTCGCCAGCATTAAAGCAACTTCAGAACAAGCAGG AGGAGGCAGTAAATGAAGTGAAGAGACAGGCCATGTCAGAGCTGCAGAAGGCGGTGTCGGATGCTGAGAGGAAAGCTCATGAGATGATCTCTGCTGAGCGCTCCAAGATGGAGAGAGCTCTGGCCGAGGCTAAGAGACAGGCCTCTGAGGATGCGCTGACTGTCATTAACCAACAGGAGGACTCCAGTGAA AGCTGCTGGAACTGTGGTCGCAAGGCTAGCGAGACTTGCAGCGGATGCAACACTGCGCGCTACTGTGGCTCTTTCTGTCAGCACAAGGACTGGGAGAAGCACCATCACGTATGTGGCCAGGGCCTGCCCGGGAGTAGCAGCATGCCACTCGGGACACCATCTACCACCTCCATCTCCTCCTCATCAAGTGTGCCCCCCACACACTCCGAGAGCACCCCTCCAGGCCCCTTGTCCCTGGTAGGGCAAACCAGCAGCAGTGGCAGTCCCAAGGAAGCGAGCTCCAGCAGCGTTTCTCGCTCAACCACTCCAGCAACACCCGCCCTGATGGATTCCTCATCCCGCTGA